From Trichoderma atroviride chromosome 1, complete sequence, one genomic window encodes:
- a CDS encoding uncharacterized protein (EggNog:ENOG41~TransMembrane:1 (o47-64i)) codes for MEEDEKLDIKPESFEDDVSMKDIPLAQTTPSQSPLLSSPLPFRRPPPVIYGFFIISTTVCLFTVDSSKDESSMNLSLHLDMNFHDQSQSVWNALTVAIVACLARDDMMTRMDDFEEQRVVEERK; via the coding sequence atggaagaagacgagaagctcGACATCAAGCCTGAATCCTTCGAGGACGATGTCTCAATGAAGGACATTCCTCTTGCCCAGACAACTCCATCTCAGTCGCCGCTATTATCCTCGCCGCTACCATTTCGACGACCCCCTCCTGTTATTTACggattcttcatcatctccacGACGGTCTGCTTATTCACCGTCGACTCATCCAAAGATGAATCCTCTATGAATCTCAGCCTTCATCTCGACATGAACTTTCACGACCAGAGCCAGAGCGTGTGGAACGCCCTGACTGTGGCGATTGTGGCATGCCTCGCGAGAGACGATATGATGACCAGGATGGATGATTTTGAGGAGCAGAGAGTAGTCGAGGAGA